The genomic interval aaataaaaaaatcatatacatatatatgtaacaAATGTTTGCTGAGAAACGTTTTAACGGATTTGAAACTGATTAAAATACTcgaatttgtgtgtttctgtataaCCTACGCAATATAACGTACTGCAAGGAAGAACTAATAATAGAAACcagaatataaaacaataatacaatCAAACAAAAAGTATGAACACCCAGGCAACTATATAAACCATTAATAAAGACTAAAAAAGGGAAATGTAAAGGATTTCTCCGTGGACCATCTCCATTGTATTTGGCAATCTATCATTTGCACTGCCGTGGATCTAACATACAAATTATACTGTGCAAACTAATTTCCAATTTCAATAGAACCCATTAGAcatcaaaatgaatgaaaaagatttgtcaattttgtttttgttcattagAAACCAAGCACACACCCAATAATACACATAAAAGGAAGACAGAGATATatggagaaaaagaaatatcaaaagagacaaagagagatagagggatAAAGAGATATATAGACACAAAAAAGTAACATGACTGTTCTGTGCGCTGTCCATGGTACTGAATCAAAAGAACTGAACATCAGTTTGCAAGCAGAGCTAAAATAGTATATGCAACTGAAACACTGATATTGTCTAATTCACAAGAATAGGCCTGAAAACGAATGGACGAGTCTATAACTCACCTCTAGAGGAGAGTCTGGTTCGTCCAGGATGCTCTTTTCACTCTGTATCCGCTGCATCGTCCCTGTAGAACTGGGGTCCATTATCAGCACGTTCTGACTACCAGCTCCGGCGAACTTACAGTCACTCTTTCTGGAGTCAGTCGTCCTGCACACCTCGTAATTGTACACGTGTTGGAGAGTACCTGTCCCCAAAGTGTCTGAGTAACGTGGTGGATAATATGGAATCACAGGGAGATTGGAGTGATACAGGACGCGAGACTGTCTCCACCTGTAGATTTTCACTGAGATAATAACCACTACacacgtgatgaagaggaaggaaactacAGCAAGTGCCAGCACTAAGTAAAAAGTCAGGTTGTCGTTGTACTCCTTGTCGTGCGTAAAGTCAGTGAACTCCGACAGCACTTCCGGGAAGCTGTCCGCCACCGCCACGTTAACAACGACTGTAGCTGAACGAGAGGGCTGCCCGTTGTCCTCCACTATAACACTCAGTCTTTGTTTCACTGCGTCTTTATCAGTGACTTGACGGATCGTTCTTATTTCTCCATTCTGTGAGCCCACTTCAAACAGCGCCCTGTCAGTGGCTTTCTGCAGTTTATAGGAGAGCCAGGCATTCTGTCCAGAGTCCACATCAACAGCCACCACTTTAGTGACCAGATAGCCCACATCTGCTGAACGAGGCACCAGTTCAGCCACCAGAGAGCCACCAGTCTGGACTGGGTACAGAACCTGAGGGGGGTTGTCGTTCTGGTCCTGGATCAGTATTTTCATAGTCACGTTACTACTGAGTGGAGGAGAGCCTCCATCCTGAGCCTTGACTCGGAAGTGAAAATCTTTGATCTGCTCGTAGTCAAAAGAGCGCACTGCATGGACGACTCCACTATCAGCACTAACGGACACATACGAGGAGACTGGCACTCCGTTAATAGAGGAGTCCTCCAGTATGTAAGAAACACGGGCATTCTGGTTCCAGTCAGCGTCTCTGGCTTTCACTGTGAATACAGAGAGACCTGGAGTGTTGTTTTCTACAATGTTGGCCTCATATGAGCTCCTCTCAAAGACAGGTGCGTTGTCATTCACGTCAGAGATCTGTAAAGTGAGAGTGACGCTGCTGGAGAGGGAGGGCACGCCCTCATCAGAGCACGTCACTGTGATATTATACTCAGAGGATCTCTCTCGGTCTAATTCACTGTCTGTCACCAAAGTAAAGAAATTATTTGACGTTGATGTTATTGTGAAATGAGTATTTTCATCAAGAGCGCAGTGGACTTTGCcattttcatttgaatctgGATCCTGAATGTTCATCATTGTCAGAACCGTGCCTGGCTTAACGTCCTCTGATATACTCGATGACGCGGACATAATATTAATAGCTGGTGGGTTATCATTTGTGTCCAGCACCTCAATTACAACTTTACATACGTCTGAGTTACCACCTTCATCTGATGCTTGGACGTCTATTTCATAATGTCGAAATTTCTCATAATCAAGTTTTCCCATTAACATCACAACACCGCTTTCCTTCTCTATTTCAAATAATTCTAATGCTCCCTTTGGAGCATTAGAAATTGAGTATGTTATGTGTCCGTGTGGACCTTCATCTGCATCAGATGCGCTCACTGTGGTTAGAACAGTTCCCTTTCCCGAGTTCTCTTTTACTTTAGTCGTAAACTCTGCTTGACTACAAACAGGAGCGTTATCGTTAGCGTCCAGTACGGTTATGGTAATCAGAATGGTTCCCGAGAGCTGCGGCTCGCCTCCATCTGTAGCAGTTAATATTAGAGACAactgctcctgcttctctcgGTCGAGATGCTTCTTTAAAACCATCTCAAAATTTCTACTGCTACCTTTTCTATAaggatttaaaatgaatgtgtcaCTTGAGCTCAGCGAATAGTCACGGAGCCCATTGATACCCACATCGTCGTCAAGTGCtttttctaaaatatatttCGATCCTATTTTAGCCAGCTCACtgatttcaaatttaatttcacTGTTCTTAAAAACGGGAGAGTTGTCATTGATGTCGGTGATCTCGACAGTGATGCTGTAAAATTGCATTGGATTCTCTAAAATTATTTGAAAATCAAGAGCACAGGGCGTCGTCTGTCCGCAGAGCGTCTCTCTGTCGATCCGCTCTTTGATTACAAGGACTCCCCTTTCTTTATTCAGCTCGATGTATTCTGTACTGTCTCCGGTATATATTCGAGCTTTTCCGGATTTCAGCCGTTTCACATCCAAACCCAAATCCTGCGCTATGTTACCGACCAAAGATCCTTTGGCCATTTCCTCAGGGATGGAGTAGCTGACCTGCCCCGAAACCAAGCTGAGGGAAACAAACGACAGAAACAACAGTACTTGCCGTGTCATTGTTCCCTCCGACATATCCCGGTGCATGAAAGAGTGGTTTCAAATCCGTTTTTCAGTCAAAGAATGTTCcacaaaaaaatctgtaaaataatcCACAATCCACAGTCGCAAGAAGGCACACAATTCTCCTGCTATCTCCGTGTTTGATCCTCTCCTTTTTCCAAGCTGTGCCTTTCGGTCATGCAAGTCTATTTCTTCCTCGGTAACGTTCAGAAATGATGGGGGAGGTACAGCCACACTGAGCTCTGAAATCTCAGACGCCTGGCCAACAGCGTCCCTCCGAGTTGGATGCACTGAACTACATATGCACaagcttgtttttttctgatttgcaAGTGGTTGATTACAATAACCGGTCAAGTTTGTTAATTTTGACTACTCACTATTAATTGATAAAACAAGAACTGCGCATTTAAAAATGATATGATACTTTCTTGATACAGGAACACATTTGAAGCATTCCGttttacacaaatacacagacaaatAAGCCAAGGAGCTCGACACACATGTGTGCACAATGAGCCAGCTACGAAAGAATTATGAATTAAGTCGTATGTTAGTATGCATGACAACAAAAGGAACAAATTGGAAATTAAGGTCATTGCAGGAGAAAGTGCTTGTTTTGAGTGTCTGATTATTTCAAAACTattgtttgttgttcttctaTCCTTAAAAGTTTATGCTTATCAAATAATTTCATTCATTCCGTTTTATGTGTGCTGGTAATGTTTAGACTGATGCTCAAATCACAATTATAATTGtctggtaaaaatatatttaaattaaaatcaagtATCTAATGGTCAATTATTTTGAATGGTAATTGCATAAAACTCTAGGGAAAAATGCAAAACTTTATATAATTTTCAAACACAAttgcaaaaagaaaagtgacTACCGACAGCCTGCTACATAAAATCCACAAAAAGCAAAGGCAGATAAATCAAGTAATCGTTTGATATTAAAGTCTTCGCTCGGAAAATGAATTTCTGGGTGTTGTCCATCTCGTAAACTTCAGTTTGATCTCTCTCGTGTCTGAACAGAAAAAAGAGGTTCTGCCTAATCTGAATAAACTCTGGATACTTGTTTCACCGACCAACAGCGTCACTTAATATCCAAAGCATGAACAAAGgcagatattaaaatgtttttgttatgcATTCCGGTAGAGATTAACTAGTTTTGTTAATGAAAACCCACAAAAAAGACATTACCATCTTTCAAGATACCACAAAAAATAACACTATGTTTACAACTAGTGAATTTAATTTATCAACAAAATAACTGTTAACTGTTATTTCTCAGTGAAAGGAACCGGACATTAAATCACCCTGCAGATGCATTCTTCAACATAtatggactcacacacacactcactcactcaaccACTACTGCAAACTCCCTCCTCAACAGAgaatgaagcagcagctcaaaaGGAGCAGTGGAGCTGTCCACGAGTTATGGTTCTGAAAATGCCTCACAAGTTACTAGTTATGGACACAAGGGCACCCACTCTTTACTAACCTCTCTGAAAAACCACAGATATAACTTTAATCAATAAGTTATGGGCCTCACCTCAAGAGGAGAGTCTGGTTCATCCAGGATGCTCTTTTCACTCTGAATCCGCTGCATCGTCCCTGTAGCACTGGGGTCCATTATCAGCACGTTCTGACTACCAGCTCCGTTGAacttacagtcactttttctgGAGTCAGTAGTCCTGCATACCTCGTAATTGTACACGTGTTGGAGAGTCCCTGTCCCCAAAGTGTCTGAGTAACGTGGTGGATAATATGGAATCACAGGGAGATTGGAGTGATACAGGACGCGAGACTGTCTCCATCTGTAGATTTTCACTGAGATAATAACCACTACacacgtgatgaagaggaaggaaactacAGCCAGAGCCAGCACTAAGTAAAGAGTTAGGTTGTCGTTGTACTCCTTGTCGTGCGTAAAGTCAGTGAACTCCGACAGCACTTCCGGGAAGCTGTCCGCCACCGCCACGTTAACAGCGATTGTAGCTGAACGAGAGGGATGCCCGTTGTCCTCCACTATAACACTCAGTCTTTGTTTCACTGCGTCTTTATCAGTGACTTGGCGGATAGTTCTTATTTCTCCATTCTGTGAGCCCACTTCAAACAGCGCCCTGTCTGTGGCTTTCTGCAGTTTATAGGAGAGCCAGGCATTCTGTCCAGAGTCCACATCAACAGCCACCACTTTAGTGACCAGATAGCCCACATCTGCTGAACGAGGCACCAGTTCAGCCACCACAGAGCCACCAGTCTGGACTGGGTACAGAACCTGAGGGGGGTTATCGTTCTGGTCCTGGATCCGTATTTTCACAGTCACGTTACTACTGAGTGGAGGAGAGCCTCCATCCTGAGCTTTGACAATAAATACAAGCTGCTTGATCTGTTCATAATCAAATGAGCGCACTGCATGTATAACTCCAGTTTCAGAGTTAATAGATACATAAGAAGACACTGGGTTGCCACTGACCTGTGTTTCCTCTAGAAGGTATGAAATTCTTGCATTTTGATTCCAATCAGAATCTTGTGCGCTCACCGTGAATATTGACATCCCAGGAATATTATTCTCAATGATATCAGCAGAATAATTCGGTTTGGTAAAGACTGGAGCATTATCGTTTACATCAGATATTTTGAGGTGTATAGTTACTTTAGTGAAAAGCGGAGGTGACCCTGAATCAGTAGCACTTATAGTTATGTTGTATTCTGGTTTTGATTCACGATCAAa from Limanda limanda chromosome 10, fLimLim1.1, whole genome shotgun sequence carries:
- the LOC133012171 gene encoding protocadherin beta-16-like, which translates into the protein MISTVSGQIRYSIPEEMKKGSLIGNVAQDLGLDLKRLRSGRARIVTGENHQYTELKTDKGILVVNERIDREELCGDVTPCSFSFEIILENPIELHRVTVEILDQNDNPPQVLYPVQTGGSVVAELVPRSADVGYLVTKVVAVDVDSGQNAWLSYKLQKATDRALFEVGSQNGEIRTIRQVTDKDAVKQRLSVIVEDNGHPSRSATIAVNVAVADSFPEVLSEFTDFTHDKEYNDNLTLYLVLALAVVSFLFITCVVVIISVKIYRWRQSRVLYHSNLPVIPYYPPRYSDTLGTGTLQHVYNYEVCRTTDSRKSDCKFNGAGSQNVLIMDPSATGTMQRIQSEKSILDEPDSPLEVRPITY
- the LOC133012170 gene encoding protocadherin gamma-A2-like, yielding MSEGTMTRQVLLFLSFVSLSLVSGQVSYSIPEEMAKGSLVGNIAQDLGLDVKRLKSGKARIYTGDSTEYIELNKERGVLVIKERIDRETLCGQTTPCALDFQIILENPMQFYSITVEITDINDNSPVFKNSEIKFEISELAKIGSKYILEKALDDDVGINGLRDYSLSSSDTFILNPYRKGSSRNFEMVLKKHLDREKQEQLSLILTATDGGEPQLSGTILITITVLDANDNAPVCSQAEFTTKVKENSGKGTVLTTVSASDADEGPHGHITYSISNAPKGALELFEIEKESGVVMLMGKLDYEKFRHYEIDVQASDEGGNSDVCKVVIEVLDTNDNPPAINIMSASSSISEDVKPGTVLTMMNIQDPDSNENGKVHCALDENTHFTITSTSNNFFTLVTDSELDRERSSEYNITVTCSDEGVPSLSSSVTLTLQISDVNDNAPVFERSSYEANIVENNTPGLSVFTVKARDADWNQNARVSYILEDSSINGVPVSSYVSVSADSGVVHAVRSFDYEQIKDFHFRVKAQDGGSPPLSSNVTMKILIQDQNDNPPQVLYPVQTGGSLVAELVPRSADVGYLVTKVVAVDVDSGQNAWLSYKLQKATDRALFEVGSQNGEIRTIRQVTDKDAVKQRLSVIVEDNGQPSRSATVVVNVAVADSFPEVLSEFTDFTHDKEYNDNLTFYLVLALAVVSFLFITCVVVIISVKIYRWRQSRVLYHSNLPVIPYYPPRYSDTLGTGTLQHVYNYEVCRTTDSRKSDCKFAGAGSQNVLIMDPSSTGTMQRIQSEKSILDEPDSPLEVSYRLVHSFSGLFL